One region of Ahniella affigens genomic DNA includes:
- the dcd gene encoding dCTP deaminase → MSIKSDRWIRRMAESQGMIEPYAPGQVRHAENGQRIVSYGTSSYGYDVRCANEFKIFTNINSTIVDPKAFDPQSFVDIRSDVCIIPPNSFALARTVEYFRIPRNVLVVCLGKSTYARCGIIVNVTPLEPEWEGHVTLEFSNTTPLPAKIYANEGVAQMLFYESDEVCETSYKDRGGKYQGQTGVTLPKA, encoded by the coding sequence ATGAGCATCAAATCCGACCGCTGGATCCGGCGCATGGCCGAATCACAAGGCATGATCGAACCGTACGCGCCCGGCCAGGTGCGGCACGCGGAAAACGGTCAGCGCATTGTCTCGTATGGCACGTCGAGCTACGGCTACGACGTACGCTGCGCGAATGAGTTCAAGATTTTCACGAACATCAACTCAACGATCGTCGACCCCAAGGCGTTCGATCCGCAGAGTTTTGTCGACATCCGTTCGGACGTCTGCATCATTCCGCCGAATTCGTTCGCACTCGCCCGCACTGTGGAGTATTTCCGGATTCCGCGGAACGTTTTGGTGGTTTGCCTCGGCAAGAGCACCTACGCGCGCTGCGGCATCATCGTCAATGTCACGCCGCTCGAACCGGAGTGGGAAGGCCATGTGACGCTGGAGTTCTCGAACACCACACCGCTACCCGCCAAGATTTACGCAAACGAAGGGGTGGCGCAGATGCTGTTCTACGAATCCGACGAAGTCTGCGAGACCTCGTACAAGGATCGTGGTGGCAAGTATCAAGGCCAGACTGGCGTCACATTACCGAAGGCCTGA
- the apbC gene encoding iron-sulfur cluster carrier protein ApbC, whose product MALERNHVEQILAGIIDPHSGQNLKELNAIKGIAIQGERAAVDIQLPYPANGYVDLLKTEIEAALGAAAGAVLVSWRVYSHKVQNELTPLPNIKNVIAVASGKGGVGKSTTAANLALALQAEGARVGILDADIYGPSQPRMMGVAGKPDSKDGKSIEPKIGHGVQVMSIGFMIEEDTPMIWRGPMVTQALQQLLTDTNWQDLDYLIIDLPPGTGDIQLTLCQRVPVSGALIVTTPQDIALLDAKKALKMFEKVEVPVLGIVENMALHQCTNCGHIEHIFGEGGAAKMSHQYGVPVLGALPLQLQIREQADNGTPTVAASPNAPATQIYRQIARKTAARLSLQARNKKIAFPNIVIQNT is encoded by the coding sequence ATGGCGCTGGAGCGCAACCACGTTGAACAGATCCTGGCGGGCATTATCGACCCGCACAGCGGTCAGAATCTCAAAGAGCTGAACGCGATCAAAGGCATTGCCATCCAAGGCGAACGGGCCGCCGTTGACATTCAGCTGCCGTATCCGGCCAACGGTTACGTTGATTTGCTGAAAACCGAAATCGAAGCAGCGCTCGGCGCTGCGGCTGGCGCCGTGCTGGTGTCGTGGCGTGTGTACTCGCACAAGGTCCAGAATGAGTTGACACCCCTGCCGAATATCAAAAACGTCATCGCCGTGGCCTCGGGCAAGGGTGGTGTTGGCAAATCGACGACTGCCGCCAATCTGGCCTTGGCGTTGCAAGCCGAAGGCGCACGCGTGGGCATTCTGGACGCCGACATCTACGGCCCCAGCCAGCCGCGAATGATGGGTGTTGCCGGCAAGCCGGACTCGAAAGACGGCAAGAGCATCGAGCCGAAAATCGGCCACGGTGTGCAGGTGATGTCGATCGGCTTCATGATCGAAGAAGACACACCGATGATCTGGCGCGGCCCGATGGTCACCCAGGCATTGCAACAACTGCTGACCGATACCAATTGGCAGGATCTCGATTACCTGATCATCGACCTGCCGCCGGGCACCGGTGACATCCAACTCACACTCTGCCAACGCGTGCCAGTGTCTGGCGCGCTGATCGTCACCACACCGCAGGACATCGCCCTCCTCGATGCCAAGAAGGCGTTGAAGATGTTCGAGAAGGTCGAAGTGCCCGTGCTCGGCATTGTCGAGAACATGGCGCTGCACCAATGCACGAACTGCGGCCACATCGAGCACATCTTTGGCGAGGGCGGGGCGGCAAAAATGAGCCACCAGTACGGCGTACCGGTACTCGGTGCATTGCCCTTGCAGTTGCAAATCCGCGAGCAGGCCGACAATGGCACGCCAACGGTAGCCGCCAGCCCGAATGCCCCGGCCACGCAGATTTACCGCCAGATTGCCCGCAAAACGGCGGCGCGCTTGAGCCTGCAGGCCAGAAACAAGAAGATCGCCTTTCCCAATATCGTCATTCAGAACACATGA
- a CDS encoding RDD family protein, producing MSDENPFSPPKTDLSGESAKHASPNPSDGLGAGQTGPNNDEPELAEIIIRFLGFVIDNILLLIFVIPAMWFGGYFKAAMTGNVGIGEVLLWTAISFGLMVLLQGYPLYARGQTWAKWLLDIRIVDLQGKQPEFWRLLVMRYLAPGVLQAIPLLGPAFSLADALYIFGAQRRCLHDYFAGTRVINVQRR from the coding sequence ATGTCTGACGAGAATCCCTTTTCGCCCCCCAAGACGGACTTGTCTGGAGAGTCTGCGAAACACGCATCACCGAATCCGTCGGATGGGCTTGGCGCAGGCCAGACGGGCCCGAATAACGACGAGCCCGAGTTGGCCGAGATCATCATTCGGTTTCTCGGCTTCGTGATCGACAACATCCTGTTGCTGATCTTCGTGATTCCAGCCATGTGGTTCGGCGGCTATTTCAAGGCCGCCATGACCGGCAACGTCGGCATCGGTGAAGTGTTGCTGTGGACGGCGATCAGTTTCGGTCTCATGGTGCTGTTGCAGGGCTACCCGTTGTACGCCCGCGGACAAACCTGGGCGAAGTGGCTGCTCGATATTCGCATCGTCGACCTGCAAGGCAAGCAGCCCGAGTTCTGGCGCTTGCTGGTAATGCGCTATCTGGCGCCGGGGGTGCTGCAAGCGATCCCGTTGCTCGGCCCCGCCTTCAGCCTCGCCGACGCGTTATACATTTTCGGCGCCCAGCGGCGCTGTTTGCACGACTATTTTGCTGGTACCCGGGTCATCAACGTTCAACGTCGGTAA
- a CDS encoding ABCB family ABC transporter ATP-binding protein/permease gives MLALWPYVWRFRQRVFLALICLVAAKLSIIGVPVLLKRIVDTLNVAPDIRLAPLALLLAYGALRLSSTIFQELRQILFARVMARTARLLTLQVFEHLHALSLKFHLNRRTGAVSRDLERGMEAVTDLLDWTVYTILPTLFEITVVCIILIRTFDWTFALITLTTIACYVTYTFTVTEWRIRYYRAKNEANTRAAGRAVDSLLNYETVKYFNNERFESDSYNQTLRDQEEAEVKALKSLAVLNIGQSSIVAIGLTLLVWRAAEGVAANTLSIGDLVMVNAFLIQLAMPLNYLGMVYREVKQALTNIENMFALLAEQRDVADSPGARDLDPGTGGIVFDQVVFAYEPERPILRGISFEVKPGESVAVVGTTGAGKSTLARLLFRFYDVQSGSIRINGQDLRAVTQSSLRQAIGIVPQDTVLFNDSIGFNIRYGRVDATDAAVQEAARAAQLSHLITEMPKGFDTLVGERGLKLSGGEKQRVAIARTVLKNPPILILDEATSALDTRTERRIQAELEQLAKNRTSLIIAHRLSTIVHADQILVMDHGQIVERGRHDELLAMRGRYAQLWALQQHEQQEALAHEPA, from the coding sequence TTGCTGGCGCTCTGGCCCTATGTTTGGCGATTCCGTCAGCGGGTGTTTCTCGCGCTGATCTGCTTGGTCGCGGCCAAGCTTTCCATCATCGGCGTGCCGGTGCTTTTGAAGCGCATCGTCGATACGCTGAACGTCGCACCCGATATTCGCCTGGCGCCATTGGCGTTGCTGCTGGCCTACGGCGCCTTGCGATTGTCGTCTACGATTTTTCAGGAACTCAGGCAGATTCTGTTCGCGCGCGTCATGGCGCGTACGGCCCGATTGCTGACGCTGCAGGTGTTCGAGCATCTGCACGCACTGTCACTCAAGTTCCATTTGAATCGCCGCACCGGCGCGGTTTCGCGCGATCTCGAGCGCGGGATGGAGGCGGTCACCGATTTGCTTGACTGGACCGTCTACACGATTCTGCCAACCCTGTTCGAGATCACGGTCGTCTGCATCATTCTGATTCGCACGTTTGACTGGACCTTCGCGCTGATCACGCTGACCACGATTGCCTGCTATGTCACCTACACGTTCACTGTCACCGAGTGGCGAATTCGCTATTACCGGGCCAAGAACGAAGCGAACACGCGCGCAGCGGGCCGTGCGGTGGACTCACTGCTGAACTACGAAACCGTCAAGTACTTCAACAACGAACGCTTTGAGTCAGACAGCTACAACCAGACGCTCCGCGATCAGGAGGAGGCCGAGGTCAAGGCCCTGAAGTCGCTCGCCGTACTGAACATTGGCCAAAGCAGCATTGTGGCGATTGGCTTGACGCTGTTGGTCTGGCGTGCGGCTGAAGGCGTGGCAGCCAATACGCTCAGTATCGGCGATTTGGTCATGGTGAACGCCTTCTTGATCCAGCTGGCAATGCCGTTGAATTATCTCGGCATGGTGTATCGAGAGGTGAAGCAGGCCTTGACCAATATCGAGAACATGTTTGCGCTGCTCGCCGAGCAACGCGATGTCGCCGATTCTCCGGGCGCCCGCGATTTGGATCCGGGCACTGGCGGGATCGTGTTCGACCAGGTGGTGTTTGCCTATGAACCCGAGCGGCCGATCCTGCGCGGCATTTCGTTCGAGGTGAAACCTGGCGAGTCGGTAGCGGTGGTGGGCACGACTGGCGCCGGCAAGTCCACGCTGGCCCGCCTGCTGTTCCGCTTCTACGACGTGCAGTCGGGCAGCATTCGGATCAACGGCCAGGATTTGCGTGCGGTGACGCAGAGCTCCTTGCGTCAGGCGATTGGCATCGTGCCCCAGGACACCGTGCTGTTCAATGACTCGATCGGCTTCAACATTCGCTACGGCCGCGTTGATGCCACGGATGCCGCCGTACAGGAGGCCGCTCGCGCCGCCCAGCTCAGTCATTTGATCACCGAGATGCCAAAGGGGTTTGACACCCTGGTTGGTGAACGCGGGCTCAAACTCTCTGGCGGCGAGAAACAACGCGTCGCGATCGCGCGAACGGTGCTGAAGAATCCGCCGATTCTGATTCTCGACGAAGCCACGTCGGCGCTCGATACCCGCACCGAGCGGCGCATTCAGGCCGAGTTGGAGCAACTCGCAAAGAACCGTACCAGTCTAATCATCGCCCATCGCCTATCGACGATCGTCCATGCTGATCAGATTCTCGTCATGGATCACGGCCAAATCGTCGAACGTGGGCGCCACGACGAATTACTCGCCATGAGAGGCCGCTACGCGCAACTCTGGGCGTTGCAGCAGCACGAACAGCAGGAGGCCCTTGCCCATGAGCCCGCGTAG
- a CDS encoding TonB-dependent receptor, whose translation MRKHKQHGRSVLSRAPLAAAIWLAISTVAIAQDDAAATDEAEKDGATLETITVTAQKRTENLQEVPISIQVLSPETLQEQNINDFDDFAVLLPSVSLDSGGPGFTRVYMRGVASGENGNHSGPQPSVGMYLDEQPITTITGALDVHIYDVERVEALAGPQGTLYGASSQAGTIRIITNKPDPSGFAAGYGLEANKISAGGTGYVGEGYLNLPLSEAAAIRLVGWTKEDAGYIDNVYGERTFPTSGITANNAAFVEDDYNNVTTTGARAALKLDFNENWSVTPTIMAQRQDQNGLFAYDEGLGELNISHGYPERADDDWRQIALTVQGKVGNFDLTYAFAHLKRDIESETDYSDYGFWYDTLLGYGTYFYDDNGDLVNPAQYIQAEDRFKKRSHEIRLASPSDERFRFVVGTFWQQQSHDIQQRYRIDNLASAISVPGWEDTIWLTKQVRQDHDEALFGEMSYDLTETLTATVGARVFKAENSLKGFFGFGAGYSGSTGEAACFDQTDFNGAPCINLDKSTDEDDWLGRFNLTWQITPDKMIYGTWSEGYRPGGINRRGTLPPYVSDFLTNWEAGWKTSWADNTVMWNGAVFQENWDDFQFSLLGLNGLTEIKNANQARIRGLESDLTWAATYNLRLSGGISILDAELTENYCGFTDDDGNPVTACAEPEAPSGTRLPISAKFKGNVTARYTWDSEREPYFQATLVHEGKRESDLRLEERDILGDLPSYTTLDLSAGFRWNNMAIDFFLRNATDEVAEFSRFVQCPETVCGAQRYISVNQPRTFGVRFSQEF comes from the coding sequence ATGAGGAAACATAAACAACACGGACGAAGCGTGCTCAGCCGGGCACCATTGGCAGCCGCGATCTGGCTGGCGATCAGTACGGTCGCTATCGCCCAGGACGACGCCGCGGCAACGGACGAGGCTGAGAAAGACGGCGCGACGCTGGAGACGATTACGGTCACAGCGCAAAAACGCACGGAGAATCTGCAGGAGGTGCCGATCAGCATTCAGGTGCTGAGCCCGGAAACCCTGCAGGAACAGAACATCAACGATTTCGACGACTTTGCGGTGCTCCTGCCCAGCGTTTCGCTGGATAGTGGCGGTCCGGGCTTCACCCGCGTCTACATGCGCGGTGTGGCCAGCGGCGAAAACGGCAACCATTCCGGCCCGCAACCGAGCGTCGGCATGTATCTGGACGAGCAGCCGATCACGACGATCACCGGCGCGCTGGACGTCCATATCTACGATGTGGAGCGCGTCGAAGCGCTTGCTGGCCCGCAAGGCACGCTGTACGGCGCCAGCTCGCAGGCCGGCACCATTCGCATCATCACCAACAAGCCCGATCCGAGCGGTTTTGCGGCCGGCTATGGGCTTGAAGCCAACAAGATCAGTGCCGGTGGCACCGGATATGTCGGCGAAGGCTATTTGAATCTGCCCTTGTCGGAAGCGGCCGCCATCCGCCTGGTTGGCTGGACCAAGGAAGACGCCGGTTACATCGACAATGTTTACGGCGAGCGGACCTTCCCGACCTCGGGCATTACCGCCAACAACGCCGCGTTTGTCGAGGACGACTACAACAATGTCACCACGACCGGCGCCCGCGCCGCGCTGAAGCTGGACTTCAACGAAAACTGGTCGGTGACGCCAACGATCATGGCGCAGCGCCAGGATCAGAATGGCTTGTTCGCCTATGACGAGGGTCTGGGCGAGCTCAACATCTCGCACGGCTACCCGGAACGTGCCGATGATGACTGGCGGCAGATCGCGCTGACGGTGCAGGGCAAGGTCGGCAACTTCGATCTGACCTACGCGTTCGCGCATCTGAAGCGCGATATCGAATCGGAAACCGACTACTCGGACTACGGCTTCTGGTACGACACGCTGCTCGGCTATGGCACGTACTTCTACGATGACAACGGCGACCTGGTGAACCCGGCGCAGTACATCCAGGCCGAAGACCGATTCAAGAAGCGCAGCCACGAAATCCGCCTGGCATCGCCGTCTGACGAGCGCTTCCGCTTTGTGGTCGGTACGTTCTGGCAACAGCAGTCGCACGACATTCAGCAGCGTTACCGGATTGACAATCTGGCATCGGCAATTTCGGTGCCCGGCTGGGAAGACACGATTTGGCTGACGAAGCAGGTGCGTCAGGATCATGACGAGGCCCTGTTCGGCGAAATGTCGTACGACCTGACCGAAACACTGACCGCCACGGTGGGCGCGCGCGTGTTCAAGGCCGAAAACAGCTTGAAGGGCTTCTTCGGCTTTGGCGCCGGCTACAGTGGCAGCACGGGTGAAGCGGCTTGCTTCGATCAAACCGACTTCAACGGCGCGCCTTGCATCAATCTGGACAAGAGCACCGATGAAGACGATTGGCTGGGCCGATTCAATCTGACCTGGCAGATCACGCCAGACAAGATGATCTACGGCACCTGGTCGGAAGGCTATCGCCCGGGCGGCATCAATCGCCGCGGCACCCTACCGCCGTATGTATCGGACTTCCTGACCAACTGGGAAGCGGGGTGGAAAACATCCTGGGCCGATAACACCGTCATGTGGAACGGCGCCGTGTTCCAGGAAAACTGGGACGACTTCCAGTTCTCGCTGTTGGGTTTGAACGGCCTCACCGAAATCAAGAACGCCAACCAGGCCCGCATCCGCGGCTTGGAATCGGACTTGACCTGGGCGGCCACGTACAACTTACGCCTCAGCGGCGGCATTTCGATCCTGGATGCGGAGCTGACCGAGAACTATTGCGGTTTCACCGACGACGACGGCAATCCGGTAACGGCTTGCGCCGAGCCGGAAGCCCCGTCCGGCACGCGTCTGCCAATCTCGGCAAAGTTCAAAGGCAACGTGACGGCCCGTTACACGTGGGATTCGGAGCGCGAGCCATACTTCCAGGCCACGTTGGTGCACGAGGGCAAGCGCGAGTCGGATCTGCGTCTTGAAGAGCGTGACATTCTGGGTGATCTGCCGTCGTACACCACGCTCGACCTGTCGGCAGGGTTCCGCTGGAACAATATGGCGATCGACTTCTTCCTGCGTAACGCCACGGATGAAGTGGCCGAGTTCTCACGCTTTGTGCAGTGTCCGGAAACCGTGTGCGGCGCGCAGCGCTACATCTCGGTCAACCAGCCACGGACGTTTGGCGTGCGGTTCTCGCAGGAGTTCTGA
- a CDS encoding tetratricopeptide repeat-containing sulfotransferase family protein, with the protein MSADTGTGSLQQALQQAQSLLQRTPELALAQTDEILKVIPEQADARLLKAACLRRLNRLDAARAVMDPLRQQFPRSAAVWLEWGLLAGRLGKGDAAGRSLARAADLDPGLPGVWLALADHLSAVDDTDGAQRALARHLRHSARDPELLQAADALVANRIPEAEQRLRQRLYRSPTDVSAIRMMAEVAGRLGRNDDAIHLLRRSLELAPDFHTARQQLATVLHRHNHPEAALAEIELLLNIDPEHAAIRNLKAAVLCRTGDYDTALALYADLLKQFPNQARLALSYGHALKTAGRQADSIAAYRQAIAAEPGFGEAYWSLANLKTFRFSAADVATIEAQLARADLATDQRSQFEFALGKAFEDQGEYEVSFRHYDVGNRLRRDIVPYRAADATARVRRSQAVFTRSCFAERQGFGNPAPDPIFVVGLPRSGSTLIEQILSSHSQVEGTMELPEIISITRTLRERAEAKGLSSYHQLLTELPNEELVALGQFYLDRTRIQRKQGRPLFIDKMPNNFFHIGLIHLMLPNAKIIDARRHPLACCFSGFKQYFARGQNFSYGLSDLGAYYRDYVALMAHFDAVLPGRVHRVIYEDMVADTEAQVRALLAYCGLPFEDACLRFYENNRPVRTASSEQVRKPIYKEGVDQWRHFEPWLDPLKLALGPVLEHYPQVPSFETGEGDQDNESTSYPGETGYEET; encoded by the coding sequence ATGAGTGCCGATACGGGCACCGGCAGTCTGCAACAAGCGTTGCAGCAAGCGCAGAGCCTGCTCCAGCGCACCCCCGAACTCGCACTCGCCCAAACCGACGAAATCCTCAAAGTCATTCCCGAACAAGCGGATGCGCGCCTTCTGAAGGCGGCGTGCCTACGCCGGCTGAATCGTCTCGACGCCGCCCGTGCCGTGATGGACCCGCTGCGTCAGCAGTTTCCGCGCTCGGCGGCGGTTTGGCTCGAATGGGGTTTGCTCGCTGGTCGGCTCGGCAAGGGCGATGCCGCGGGCCGATCCCTGGCGCGAGCAGCCGACCTGGACCCGGGTTTGCCAGGCGTCTGGCTGGCGCTCGCTGATCATCTGAGTGCGGTTGACGACACTGACGGCGCACAGCGCGCGCTCGCCCGGCATCTCCGCCATTCCGCCCGCGATCCGGAACTCCTTCAGGCCGCCGATGCGCTGGTCGCGAATCGCATCCCTGAGGCCGAACAGCGCTTACGCCAGCGCCTGTACCGGAGCCCGACAGATGTTTCGGCGATTCGGATGATGGCCGAGGTTGCCGGCCGGCTGGGCCGTAACGACGATGCGATTCACCTGCTCCGGCGCAGTCTGGAGCTCGCGCCGGACTTCCACACGGCCCGCCAGCAGTTGGCCACCGTGCTGCACCGGCACAATCACCCGGAAGCCGCGCTGGCCGAGATCGAGTTGTTGCTGAACATTGATCCAGAGCATGCCGCGATCCGCAATCTGAAGGCCGCCGTGCTCTGTCGAACCGGCGACTACGACACGGCGCTCGCGCTCTATGCCGATCTCCTGAAACAGTTTCCCAATCAAGCCCGGCTTGCGCTGAGCTATGGGCACGCGCTGAAAACGGCCGGACGCCAGGCCGATTCAATCGCGGCCTACCGCCAGGCGATTGCCGCGGAACCAGGCTTCGGCGAGGCGTATTGGAGCCTCGCGAATCTCAAGACCTTTCGGTTCAGCGCTGCCGATGTTGCAACCATTGAGGCCCAGCTGGCGCGTGCCGATCTCGCAACGGATCAGCGCTCGCAGTTCGAATTTGCGCTCGGCAAGGCCTTTGAGGACCAAGGCGAGTACGAGGTGTCATTCCGGCACTACGATGTGGGCAACCGCCTACGCCGCGACATCGTACCGTATCGCGCGGCCGATGCCACTGCACGTGTCCGGCGCTCCCAAGCGGTCTTCACGCGCAGCTGTTTTGCCGAACGGCAGGGCTTTGGCAACCCCGCGCCCGACCCGATTTTCGTCGTGGGCCTGCCGCGATCTGGCTCGACGCTGATCGAGCAGATCCTGTCGAGTCACAGTCAGGTCGAGGGCACGATGGAGCTGCCCGAAATCATTTCGATCACGCGCACGCTGCGCGAACGGGCCGAGGCCAAGGGGCTAAGCTCCTACCATCAGTTGCTCACCGAACTGCCAAACGAAGAACTGGTGGCGCTCGGCCAGTTCTATCTGGACCGCACCCGCATTCAGCGCAAACAGGGCCGGCCGTTGTTCATCGACAAGATGCCGAACAACTTCTTCCACATCGGTCTGATTCATCTGATGCTGCCGAATGCGAAGATCATCGATGCCCGCCGGCACCCTCTGGCCTGCTGCTTTTCCGGCTTCAAACAATATTTTGCACGCGGCCAGAACTTCAGTTATGGGCTCAGCGACCTGGGCGCCTACTACCGCGACTATGTTGCCCTGATGGCCCATTTCGATGCGGTCCTGCCCGGTCGCGTGCATCGTGTCATCTATGAGGACATGGTGGCCGACACTGAAGCGCAAGTCCGCGCCCTGCTCGCCTATTGTGGCCTCCCGTTCGAGGACGCCTGTCTGCGCTTCTACGAAAACAACCGGCCCGTCCGGACGGCGAGCTCAGAACAGGTCCGAAAACCGATTTACAAGGAAGGCGTCGACCAATGGCGGCATTTCGAGCCGTGGCTCGACCCACTGAAACTTGCGCTCGGGCCCGTGCTTGAGCACTATCCGCAGGTCCCCTCCTTCGAAACTGGCGAAGGGGATCAAGACAACGAATCGACATCCTACCCAGGGGAGACTGGTTATGAGGAAACATAA